A region from the Hylaeus volcanicus isolate JK05 chromosome 6, UHH_iyHylVolc1.0_haploid, whole genome shotgun sequence genome encodes:
- the LOC128878270 gene encoding UDP-glucosyltransferase 2-like isoform X1, translating into MKLLSVVFLCLAVSMCDGHRILAAFTFKGRSHFVMFERLLKDLTRKGHRVDVIGKYPLKEPFPNYHDIVPLPLEAGFMNNMTYYAIRNMNLNTQWSAGHVVGTMFGNDDCQALSDPRIRNLARDPPKDPPYDLLLFEIFGAHCFAALGYLLKVPIVGVSSSVLYPWSNDIIANPENLAYVPNNLLDYSSHMNFWERTHNFVHTLYNKWNFNYITQEQNEIIRKYLGPGIPDIRELERSVSMILANSHISMNGIRAMTPALIEVGGLHVQEEGVELPPSLEKWMNESTHGFVYFTFGSMVKIESFPQKYLDIFYNSLGKIAPVRVLMKIPNPSELPPGLPKNVHTLPWIPQVKVLKHPNIKAFITHGGLMGTQEAIHYGVPLVGIPLFADQFININSYVRNKIAVGLDLNTLTQEKMDQALHAILHDPIYRETVKKVSAKFLDRPLSAMDTAIYWIEYIIKHGPDALRSPAMDLTWYQVASLDVAAFLLLVALLAVVVLITALRFIYKLVSPTEQVSRAKKVS; encoded by the exons ATGAAGCTGCTATCCGTCGTTTTCTTATGCCTGGCGGTGTCGATGTGCGACGGACATCGAATATTGGCCGCGTTTACCTTTAAAGGGCGAAGCCATTTCGTGATGTTCGAGAGACTGCTAAAGGATCTGACTAGAAAGGGTCACCGGGTCGACGTGATAGGGAAGTATCCTCTTAAGGAACCGTTCCCGAATTACCATGATATCGTCCCCTTACCCCTGGAAGCGGGGTTTATGAACAACATGACCTACTACGCGATACgtaatatgaatttaaatacgcAATGGTCAGCAGGCCACGTCGTGGGCACGATGTTCGGGAATGACGACTGCCAGGCTTTAAGTGATCCAAGAATACGAAATTTAGCGCGAGATCCACCGAAGGATCCACCTTACGATTTGCTTCTGTTCGAG atatttGGAGCTCACTGTTTCGCGGCACTCGGCTACCTATTGAAAGTGCCCATAGTGGGCGTGAGTTCGTCGGTTCTTTACCCATGGAGCAACGACATAATCGCCAATCCCGAGAACCTGGCGTACGTGCCAAACAATCTCCTCGACTACTCTTCCCACATGAACTTCTGGGAAAGAACGCACAATTTCGTCCACACCCTGTACAATAAGTGGAACTTCAATTATATCACGCAGGAGCAGAACGAGATCATTAGGAAGTACCTTGGTCCCGGTATACCGGACATTAGGGAGCTGGAGAGGAGCGTCTCGATGATTCTCGCCAATTCTCACATATCCATGAACGGTATAAGGGCTATGACGCCCGCGTTAATCGAAGTGGGAGGATTGCACGTTCAGGAAGAGGGGGTGGAACTACCACCT AGCCTCGAAAAGTGGATGAACGAAAGCACCCATGGATTCGTCTACTTCACATTTGGCTCGATGGTGAAGATCGAATCCTTCCCACAGAAGTATCTtgatatattctacaattctTTAGGGAAGATAGCACCCGTTCGAGTTCTGATGAAAATTCCGAATCCGAGCGAACTGCCGCCTGGCTTGCCGAAAAACGTTCATACGTTGCCATGGATTCCGCAGGTCAAAGTTCTGA AGCATCCAAACATAAAAGCATTCATCACTCATGGGGGTCTTATGGGGACCCAGGAAGCAATTCACTATGGCGTCCCACTGGTCGGTATACCACTGTTTGCTGATCAATTTATCAATATCAACAGCTACGTTCGGAACAAGATTGCTGTAGGATTAGACCTTAATACCCTAACCCAGGAGAAAATGGACCAGGCTCTGCATGCCATTCTACACGATCCCATATACCG GGAAACGGTGAAGAAAGTATCTGCCAAGTTCTTAGACCGACCATTGAGCGCCATGGACACCGCGATTTACTGGATCGAATACATCATCAAACACGGTCCAGATGCACTCAGATCGCCTGCTATGGATCTGACATGGTATCAGGTGGCGTCGCTGGACGTTGCTGCATTCCTCCTACTTGTTGCGCTTCTAGCAGTGGTCGTCCTGATAACGGCGCTGCGGTTCATCTACAAATTAGTGAGCCCAACTGAACAAGTGTCGCGCGCGAAGAAAGTCTCATAA
- the LOC128878270 gene encoding UDP-glucosyltransferase 2-like isoform X5 — MKLPAIICLWSILSVCEGYRILCAFPYKGKSHYATFEWLMKNLANRGHQVDAITQFPFTKPHPNYTEVVVFQGAMTYMNNLTYDFIQAEADPVSWVAGLCGNDLCHYLAHPDIQKIVRNPPKDPPYDLFIFEIFGAHCFAALGYLLKVPIVGVSSSVLYPWSNDIIANPENLAYVPNNLLDYSSHMNFWERTHNFVHTLYNKWNFNYITQEQNEIIRKYLGPGIPDIRELERSVSMILANSHISMNGIRAMTPALIEVGGLHVQEEGVELPPSLEKWMNESTHGFVYFTFGSMVKIESFPQKYLDIFYNSLGKIAPVRVLMKIPNPSELPPGLPKNVHTLPWIPQVKVLKHPNIKAFITHGGLMGTQEAIHYGVPLVGIPLFADQFININSYVRNKIAVGLDLNTLTQEKMDQALHAILHDPIYRETVKKVSAKFLDRPLSAMDTAIYWIEYIIKHGPDALRSPAMDLTWYQVASLDVAAFLLLVALLAVVVLITALRFIYKLVSPTEQVSRAKKVS, encoded by the exons ATGAAGCTGCCAGCGATAATTTGCCTCTGGTCGATCCTATCGGTGTGCGAAGGATACAGAATATTATGCGCGTTTCCTTACAAAGGGAAGAGCCATTACGCGACGTTCGAATGGCTGATGAAGAATCTGGCAAACAGGGGCCACCAGGTGGATGCGATTACGCAGTTTCCATTTACTAAACCGCATCCAAATTACACGGAGGTGGTCGTGTTTCAAGGAGCGATGACTTACATGAATAATCTAACCTACGACTTCATCCAGGCGGAAGCGGACCCAGTTAGCTGGGTAGCAGGCCTATGTGGAAACGACCTCTGCCATTATTTAGCACATCCTGACATACAGAAGATCGTGCGCAACCCGCCCAAGGATCCACCCTACGACTTGTTTATCTTCGAG atatttGGAGCTCACTGTTTCGCGGCACTCGGCTACCTATTGAAAGTGCCCATAGTGGGCGTGAGTTCGTCGGTTCTTTACCCATGGAGCAACGACATAATCGCCAATCCCGAGAACCTGGCGTACGTGCCAAACAATCTCCTCGACTACTCTTCCCACATGAACTTCTGGGAAAGAACGCACAATTTCGTCCACACCCTGTACAATAAGTGGAACTTCAATTATATCACGCAGGAGCAGAACGAGATCATTAGGAAGTACCTTGGTCCCGGTATACCGGACATTAGGGAGCTGGAGAGGAGCGTCTCGATGATTCTCGCCAATTCTCACATATCCATGAACGGTATAAGGGCTATGACGCCCGCGTTAATCGAAGTGGGAGGATTGCACGTTCAGGAAGAGGGGGTGGAACTACCACCT AGCCTCGAAAAGTGGATGAACGAAAGCACCCATGGATTCGTCTACTTCACATTTGGCTCGATGGTGAAGATCGAATCCTTCCCACAGAAGTATCTtgatatattctacaattctTTAGGGAAGATAGCACCCGTTCGAGTTCTGATGAAAATTCCGAATCCGAGCGAACTGCCGCCTGGCTTGCCGAAAAACGTTCATACGTTGCCATGGATTCCGCAGGTCAAAGTTCTGA AGCATCCAAACATAAAAGCATTCATCACTCATGGGGGTCTTATGGGGACCCAGGAAGCAATTCACTATGGCGTCCCACTGGTCGGTATACCACTGTTTGCTGATCAATTTATCAATATCAACAGCTACGTTCGGAACAAGATTGCTGTAGGATTAGACCTTAATACCCTAACCCAGGAGAAAATGGACCAGGCTCTGCATGCCATTCTACACGATCCCATATACCG GGAAACGGTGAAGAAAGTATCTGCCAAGTTCTTAGACCGACCATTGAGCGCCATGGACACCGCGATTTACTGGATCGAATACATCATCAAACACGGTCCAGATGCACTCAGATCGCCTGCTATGGATCTGACATGGTATCAGGTGGCGTCGCTGGACGTTGCTGCATTCCTCCTACTTGTTGCGCTTCTAGCAGTGGTCGTCCTGATAACGGCGCTGCGGTTCATCTACAAATTAGTGAGCCCAACTGAACAAGTGTCGCGCGCGAAGAAAGTCTCATAA
- the LOC128878270 gene encoding UDP-glycosyltransferase UGT5-like isoform X2: MKLLTTIGLLVTISMCHGYRILGLYPFPGKSHFVMFEPMMKGLVKRGHQMDVISPFPLKKPFPNYTDLVTLEGIRQFMNNMTYSEAMSLRNLPVSTSVATLAGNDVCDYLKDPRIRKLARNPPKDPPYDLVIVEIFGAHCFAALGYLLKVPIVGVSSSVLYPWSNDIIANPENLAYVPNNLLDYSSHMNFWERTHNFVHTLYNKWNFNYITQEQNEIIRKYLGPGIPDIRELERSVSMILANSHISMNGIRAMTPALIEVGGLHVQEEGVELPPSLEKWMNESTHGFVYFTFGSMVKIESFPQKYLDIFYNSLGKIAPVRVLMKIPNPSELPPGLPKNVHTLPWIPQVKVLKHPNIKAFITHGGLMGTQEAIHYGVPLVGIPLFADQFININSYVRNKIAVGLDLNTLTQEKMDQALHAILHDPIYRETVKKVSAKFLDRPLSAMDTAIYWIEYIIKHGPDALRSPAMDLTWYQVASLDVAAFLLLVALLAVVVLITALRFIYKLVSPTEQVSRAKKVS; encoded by the exons ATGAAACTATTAACGACGATAGGGCTTTTGGTGACGATATCGATGTGCCATGGGTATCGAATATTGGGATTGTATCCATTCCCCGGGAAGAGTCATTTCGTGATGTTCGAACCAATGATGAAGGGTCTGGTTAAAAGGGGCCACCAGATGGACGTGATAAGCCCGTTTCCATTGAAGAAACCGTTCCCGAATTACACGGACTTGGTTACGCTGGAAGGTATCAGGCAGTTCATGAACAACATGACGTATAGCGAAGCAATGTCATTAAGAAATTTACCGGTCAGTACCTCCGTGGCCACGCTGGCTGGAAACGACGTCTGTGACTATTTGAAGGATCCAAGGATACGAAAGCTCGCGAGGAACCCGCCCAAGGACCCACCTTACGACTTGGTCATCGTGGAG atatttGGAGCTCACTGTTTCGCGGCACTCGGCTACCTATTGAAAGTGCCCATAGTGGGCGTGAGTTCGTCGGTTCTTTACCCATGGAGCAACGACATAATCGCCAATCCCGAGAACCTGGCGTACGTGCCAAACAATCTCCTCGACTACTCTTCCCACATGAACTTCTGGGAAAGAACGCACAATTTCGTCCACACCCTGTACAATAAGTGGAACTTCAATTATATCACGCAGGAGCAGAACGAGATCATTAGGAAGTACCTTGGTCCCGGTATACCGGACATTAGGGAGCTGGAGAGGAGCGTCTCGATGATTCTCGCCAATTCTCACATATCCATGAACGGTATAAGGGCTATGACGCCCGCGTTAATCGAAGTGGGAGGATTGCACGTTCAGGAAGAGGGGGTGGAACTACCACCT AGCCTCGAAAAGTGGATGAACGAAAGCACCCATGGATTCGTCTACTTCACATTTGGCTCGATGGTGAAGATCGAATCCTTCCCACAGAAGTATCTtgatatattctacaattctTTAGGGAAGATAGCACCCGTTCGAGTTCTGATGAAAATTCCGAATCCGAGCGAACTGCCGCCTGGCTTGCCGAAAAACGTTCATACGTTGCCATGGATTCCGCAGGTCAAAGTTCTGA AGCATCCAAACATAAAAGCATTCATCACTCATGGGGGTCTTATGGGGACCCAGGAAGCAATTCACTATGGCGTCCCACTGGTCGGTATACCACTGTTTGCTGATCAATTTATCAATATCAACAGCTACGTTCGGAACAAGATTGCTGTAGGATTAGACCTTAATACCCTAACCCAGGAGAAAATGGACCAGGCTCTGCATGCCATTCTACACGATCCCATATACCG GGAAACGGTGAAGAAAGTATCTGCCAAGTTCTTAGACCGACCATTGAGCGCCATGGACACCGCGATTTACTGGATCGAATACATCATCAAACACGGTCCAGATGCACTCAGATCGCCTGCTATGGATCTGACATGGTATCAGGTGGCGTCGCTGGACGTTGCTGCATTCCTCCTACTTGTTGCGCTTCTAGCAGTGGTCGTCCTGATAACGGCGCTGCGGTTCATCTACAAATTAGTGAGCCCAACTGAACAAGTGTCGCGCGCGAAGAAAGTCTCATAA
- the LOC128878270 gene encoding UDP-glycosyltransferase UGT5-like isoform X3 yields MKLLGVICLCIVLSLCDGYRILGVFPFNAKSHFMMFEALMKNLAKKGHQVDVIGTLPLKKPFPNYTDLVAFKVQVNFMNNVTYHDILREEKVSPAKVLAEMAGNLVCEYLADPGIQKLVRDPLKGPPYDLIIMEIFGAHCFAALGYLLKVPIVGVSSSVLYPWSNDIIANPENLAYVPNNLLDYSSHMNFWERTHNFVHTLYNKWNFNYITQEQNEIIRKYLGPGIPDIRELERSVSMILANSHISMNGIRAMTPALIEVGGLHVQEEGVELPPSLEKWMNESTHGFVYFTFGSMVKIESFPQKYLDIFYNSLGKIAPVRVLMKIPNPSELPPGLPKNVHTLPWIPQVKVLKHPNIKAFITHGGLMGTQEAIHYGVPLVGIPLFADQFININSYVRNKIAVGLDLNTLTQEKMDQALHAILHDPIYRETVKKVSAKFLDRPLSAMDTAIYWIEYIIKHGPDALRSPAMDLTWYQVASLDVAAFLLLVALLAVVVLITALRFIYKLVSPTEQVSRAKKVS; encoded by the exons ATGAAGCTGCTGGGAGTGATTTGTCTGTGCATCGTGCTCTCCCTGTGCGATGGATATCGAATACTGGGCGTGTTTCCGTTCAATGCGAAGAGCCACTTCATGATGTTCGAAGCTCTGATGAAGAATCTGGCCAAAAAGGGCCATCAGGTGGACGTGATAGGCACGCTTCCATTGAAGAAACCTTTCCCCAATTACACGGACTTGGTCGCGTTTAAAGTCCAAGTAAATTTCATGAACAACGTCACTTACCATGACATCTTGAGAGAAGAGAAAGTGTCACCGGCTAAAGTTTTGGCTGAGATGGCAGGTAATCTCGTCTGCGAATATTTAGCAGATCCTGGGATACAAAAGCTCGTACGTGATCCACTCAAGGGCCCGCCTTACGACTTGATCATCATGGAG atatttGGAGCTCACTGTTTCGCGGCACTCGGCTACCTATTGAAAGTGCCCATAGTGGGCGTGAGTTCGTCGGTTCTTTACCCATGGAGCAACGACATAATCGCCAATCCCGAGAACCTGGCGTACGTGCCAAACAATCTCCTCGACTACTCTTCCCACATGAACTTCTGGGAAAGAACGCACAATTTCGTCCACACCCTGTACAATAAGTGGAACTTCAATTATATCACGCAGGAGCAGAACGAGATCATTAGGAAGTACCTTGGTCCCGGTATACCGGACATTAGGGAGCTGGAGAGGAGCGTCTCGATGATTCTCGCCAATTCTCACATATCCATGAACGGTATAAGGGCTATGACGCCCGCGTTAATCGAAGTGGGAGGATTGCACGTTCAGGAAGAGGGGGTGGAACTACCACCT AGCCTCGAAAAGTGGATGAACGAAAGCACCCATGGATTCGTCTACTTCACATTTGGCTCGATGGTGAAGATCGAATCCTTCCCACAGAAGTATCTtgatatattctacaattctTTAGGGAAGATAGCACCCGTTCGAGTTCTGATGAAAATTCCGAATCCGAGCGAACTGCCGCCTGGCTTGCCGAAAAACGTTCATACGTTGCCATGGATTCCGCAGGTCAAAGTTCTGA AGCATCCAAACATAAAAGCATTCATCACTCATGGGGGTCTTATGGGGACCCAGGAAGCAATTCACTATGGCGTCCCACTGGTCGGTATACCACTGTTTGCTGATCAATTTATCAATATCAACAGCTACGTTCGGAACAAGATTGCTGTAGGATTAGACCTTAATACCCTAACCCAGGAGAAAATGGACCAGGCTCTGCATGCCATTCTACACGATCCCATATACCG GGAAACGGTGAAGAAAGTATCTGCCAAGTTCTTAGACCGACCATTGAGCGCCATGGACACCGCGATTTACTGGATCGAATACATCATCAAACACGGTCCAGATGCACTCAGATCGCCTGCTATGGATCTGACATGGTATCAGGTGGCGTCGCTGGACGTTGCTGCATTCCTCCTACTTGTTGCGCTTCTAGCAGTGGTCGTCCTGATAACGGCGCTGCGGTTCATCTACAAATTAGTGAGCCCAACTGAACAAGTGTCGCGCGCGAAGAAAGTCTCATAA
- the LOC128878269 gene encoding UDP-glucosyltransferase 2-like — protein sequence MRLHLSILLTILGCCHVANGLRILAIFPLNGRSHWITGQALTMGLARRGHQVDVVSHFPQKKPVPNYRDISLDGTLEPVINSMNASMVRNVGGQDFELFVRTLGTKICALLEHEKIQQLIHNPPKDPPYDLVIVELFMFPCFLGFGRHLNVPMVGVMASTFHDWVSDVTGNMFNPSFMPCLFSPYRPEMTFYERLMNTVLTNLVGMQLKYYMRMEDEYVKKHFNIDESVMELHKDLAVILVNSHHSLNGVKPMTNGVIEIGGLHITEQGDPLSPEIQKWLDESTHGCVYFTLGSMVRIETYPESVQRAFLNAFESIAPVRVLMKVAHKEDLIPKVPKNVMVQSWFPQVSVFKHKNIKAFVTHGGTMSIQEAVYFGIPMVGIPLFGDQPTNMNNVAHLNIAVSLGSLKNVTEETLSYSLNKVLTDKTYQENMKRISKLFKDRPMTAMDTAVYWVEYAARNGNALRSPAIRLRWWQQQLFDVYGFILACLALALYVVIFVLRKLTCLLFGSKACSKKPSHSSESKKRK from the exons ATGAGACTTCACCTGTCGATACTTTTAACGATCCTGGGCTGCTGTCACGTGGCAAATGGCTTGCGAATACTGGCCATATTCCCGTTGAATGGAAGGAGCCATTGGATCACTGGCCAAGCCCTGACTATGGGTCTGGCGAGACGTGGCCATCAAGTGGACGTCGTCAGTCACTTCCCACAGAAGAAACCGGTGCCGAATTACAGAGACATCTCTCTGGATGGCACGCTGGAGCCAGTGATAAACAGTATGAACGCGTCCATGGTGAGGAACGTAGGAGGGCaagatttcgaattatttgtaCGGACGCTCGGAACGAAGATATGCGCCTTGTTGGAACACGAGAAGATTCAGCAGCTGATACACAATCCGCCCAAGGATCCCCCGTACGATCTTGTCATCGTGGAG TTGTTCATGTTCCCATGCTTTCTGGGATTCGGTCGTCACCTGAACGTTCCCATGGTGGGCGTTATGGCATCGACTTTTCACGACTGGGTCTCGGACGTCACAGGGAACATGTTTAATCCTTCCTTCATGCCGTGCTTGTTCAGCCCGTATCGCCCAGAAATGACCTTCTACGAGAGGTTGATGAATACTGTGCTAACGAACCTTGTCGGCATGCAATTGAAATACTACATGAGAATGGAAGATGAATACGTGAAAAAACACTTCAACATAGACGAGTCGGTCATGGAGCTTCACAAGGATCTGGCGGTGATTCTGGTCAACTCGCATCACAGCCTGAACGGGGTTAAACCGATGACGAACGGagtcatcgaaatcggtgggTTGCACATCACCGAACAGGGTGATCCTCTTTCCCCG gaaattcaaaaatggCTGGACGAGAGCACGCACGGTTGCGTGTACTTCACGTTGGGATCGATGGTGAGAATCGAGACGTACCCCGAATCTGTTCAAAGAGCTTTCCTCAACGCTTTCGAGAGCATCGCGCCTGTTCGAGTGTTGATGAAGGTCGCGCATAAAGAGGATCTAATTCCGAAAGTCCCGAAGAACGTCATGGTACAATCCTGGTTCCCGCAGGTCTCTGTCTTCA AACACAAGAACATAAAGGCGTTCGTCACCCACGGCGGTACCATGAGTATCCAAGAAGCTGTCTACTTTGGAATTCCCATGGTTGGAATCCCTCTGTTCGGTGACCAACCCACGAACATGAACAACGTCGCCCATCTAAATATCGCGGTGTCCCTCGGATCCCTGAAAAATGTCACGGAAGAAACGCTGTCCTACAGTCTCAATAAGGTCTTGACGGACAAAACCTATCA AGAAAACATGAAGAGAATCTCGAAGCTATTCAAGGACAGACCGATGACCGCTATGGACACTGCTGTATACTGGGTGGAATACGCGGCGAGGAACGGAAACGCCCTGCGATCGCCTGCGATACGTCTTCGATGGTGGCAACAACAACTCTTTGACGTTTATGGCTTTATACTTGCCTGCCTCGCGTTGGCTCTCTACGTCGTGATTTTTGTTCTTCGAAAGCTGACGTGCCTTCTGTTTGGCTCTAAAGCCTGCTCCAAAAAACCTAGCCATTCGTCGGAGTccaaaaagagaaaatga
- the LOC128878270 gene encoding UDP-glycosyltransferase UGT5-like isoform X4 — MKLLGIICLWTILSTCHGYRILGVFVFNAKSHFIMFEPLMKGLAKKGHQVDVISPFPLKKPFPDYTDLVALKPPSDLMNNMSYDVMSTIAHSQGSTIIATIGGNAVCEYLGDPGIQKLVRNASKHPPYDLIVMEIFGAHCFAALGYLLKVPIVGVSSSVLYPWSNDIIANPENLAYVPNNLLDYSSHMNFWERTHNFVHTLYNKWNFNYITQEQNEIIRKYLGPGIPDIRELERSVSMILANSHISMNGIRAMTPALIEVGGLHVQEEGVELPPSLEKWMNESTHGFVYFTFGSMVKIESFPQKYLDIFYNSLGKIAPVRVLMKIPNPSELPPGLPKNVHTLPWIPQVKVLKHPNIKAFITHGGLMGTQEAIHYGVPLVGIPLFADQFININSYVRNKIAVGLDLNTLTQEKMDQALHAILHDPIYRETVKKVSAKFLDRPLSAMDTAIYWIEYIIKHGPDALRSPAMDLTWYQVASLDVAAFLLLVALLAVVVLITALRFIYKLVSPTEQVSRAKKVS, encoded by the exons ATGAAGCTGCTAGGGATAATTTGCCTTTGGACAATATTATCGACGTGTCACGGATATCGAATATTGGGCGTATTCGTATTCAATGCGAAGAGCCACTTCATAATGTTCGAACCTCTGATGAAGGGTCTCGCCAAAAAGGGCCATCAGGTGGACGTGATAAGCCCGTTTCCATTGAAGAAACCGTTCCCGGATTACACGGACTTGGTCGCGTTAAAGCCGCCGAGTGACTTGATGAACAACATGTCTTACGACGTGATGAGTACGATAGCGCATTCCCAGGGGAGTACCATTATTGCTACGATAGGAGGAAACGCAGTCTGCGAATATTTAGGCGATCCAGGGATACAGAAGCTCGTACGCAACGCGTCCAAGCATCCACCCTACGACTTAATCGTTATGGag atatttGGAGCTCACTGTTTCGCGGCACTCGGCTACCTATTGAAAGTGCCCATAGTGGGCGTGAGTTCGTCGGTTCTTTACCCATGGAGCAACGACATAATCGCCAATCCCGAGAACCTGGCGTACGTGCCAAACAATCTCCTCGACTACTCTTCCCACATGAACTTCTGGGAAAGAACGCACAATTTCGTCCACACCCTGTACAATAAGTGGAACTTCAATTATATCACGCAGGAGCAGAACGAGATCATTAGGAAGTACCTTGGTCCCGGTATACCGGACATTAGGGAGCTGGAGAGGAGCGTCTCGATGATTCTCGCCAATTCTCACATATCCATGAACGGTATAAGGGCTATGACGCCCGCGTTAATCGAAGTGGGAGGATTGCACGTTCAGGAAGAGGGGGTGGAACTACCACCT AGCCTCGAAAAGTGGATGAACGAAAGCACCCATGGATTCGTCTACTTCACATTTGGCTCGATGGTGAAGATCGAATCCTTCCCACAGAAGTATCTtgatatattctacaattctTTAGGGAAGATAGCACCCGTTCGAGTTCTGATGAAAATTCCGAATCCGAGCGAACTGCCGCCTGGCTTGCCGAAAAACGTTCATACGTTGCCATGGATTCCGCAGGTCAAAGTTCTGA AGCATCCAAACATAAAAGCATTCATCACTCATGGGGGTCTTATGGGGACCCAGGAAGCAATTCACTATGGCGTCCCACTGGTCGGTATACCACTGTTTGCTGATCAATTTATCAATATCAACAGCTACGTTCGGAACAAGATTGCTGTAGGATTAGACCTTAATACCCTAACCCAGGAGAAAATGGACCAGGCTCTGCATGCCATTCTACACGATCCCATATACCG GGAAACGGTGAAGAAAGTATCTGCCAAGTTCTTAGACCGACCATTGAGCGCCATGGACACCGCGATTTACTGGATCGAATACATCATCAAACACGGTCCAGATGCACTCAGATCGCCTGCTATGGATCTGACATGGTATCAGGTGGCGTCGCTGGACGTTGCTGCATTCCTCCTACTTGTTGCGCTTCTAGCAGTGGTCGTCCTGATAACGGCGCTGCGGTTCATCTACAAATTAGTGAGCCCAACTGAACAAGTGTCGCGCGCGAAGAAAGTCTCATAA